The following proteins are co-located in the Candidatus Margulisiibacteriota bacterium genome:
- the xerD gene encoding site-specific tyrosine recombinase XerD, which translates to MSLADFECRVKDFLAFLKIEKGYSPNTAVSYKRDLADLKRFGLTPKGIGQFVQSLSRRGYAASSIMRKTAAVKSFCHFLVGEGLLDLDPSQDMIMPKIPKKLPKALSVSDASALAEFSQKKDKYSLRDRAMIELLYGCGLRASELVGLDLNSVNFDSGFVRCFGKGGKERIVPAGAGALTVLKQYLKISRPRFLKKRKSEALFLDRCGKRLTRQGLWLLIKKHVRQTGVRQSASPHTLRHSFATHLLEGGADLRSVQEMLGHANITTTQIYTSVSRERLKKVYRESHPRA; encoded by the coding sequence ATGAGCTTAGCAGACTTTGAGTGCCGCGTAAAAGATTTTTTAGCCTTTCTTAAGATTGAAAAAGGCTATTCGCCAAATACTGCGGTCTCCTACAAAAGGGACCTTGCGGACCTCAAAAGGTTTGGATTGACCCCCAAAGGCATCGGTCAGTTCGTACAGTCCCTAAGCAGGAGAGGGTATGCCGCATCTTCCATAATGAGGAAAACCGCCGCGGTAAAATCCTTCTGCCATTTTCTTGTGGGCGAAGGGCTGCTTGACCTTGACCCCAGCCAGGATATGATCATGCCCAAAATACCCAAAAAACTGCCCAAAGCGCTTTCTGTATCTGACGCATCTGCTCTTGCCGAATTCTCCCAAAAAAAGGACAAATACAGTTTAAGGGACAGGGCGATGATAGAACTGCTGTACGGCTGCGGCCTAAGGGCAAGTGAACTGGTAGGCCTGGATCTTAACTCTGTCAATTTTGATTCGGGCTTTGTCAGGTGTTTTGGCAAAGGCGGGAAAGAAAGGATAGTTCCCGCAGGGGCCGGAGCCTTGACGGTACTAAAGCAATACCTAAAGATCTCCAGGCCCAGGTTCCTAAAGAAGAGAAAAAGCGAAGCGCTTTTTTTGGACCGCTGCGGCAAAAGGCTGACCAGGCAGGGACTCTGGCTGCTGATCAAAAAGCATGTCAGGCAGACCGGGGTAAGACAGAGCGCTTCCCCCCACACGCTCCGGCACAGCTTTGCAACGCATCTGCTAGAAGGAGGAGCCGACCTCCGGTCTGTGCAGGAGATGCTGGGACATGCTAACATTACAACGACCCAGATCTATACGAGCGTGAGCAGGGAAAGATTAAAAAAGGTCTATAGAGAGAGTCACCCGAGGGCATAA
- a CDS encoding M20/M25/M40 family metallo-hydrolase, whose protein sequence is MKYEASSISRLIDKRRLVKRFLDLARIKSVSKSEKQAGEYVRKQMTSMGIKCRSDRAGIRMGGDCGNIFAFLKGNVKGAPKILLNAHIDTVTHEGSVKPVVRNGIIRSDGSTILGADCKASVAAILEAVSIVKKKAIPHGDICLLFTVAEEIGICGAKCCDPSFLRADCGFVFDGGQVDQIINRAPSQVSFEARITGKAAHAGTHPEDGINAIKVAAEAISKMKLGRIDSETTSNIGIISGGAARNIVAESVRITGEARSRSRAKLKRQMRKITDILTSTCKKHKASLRLKVEPSYELFEVKRSSEAVKLAEKAVKMIDLSPRLSATGGGSDANVFNERGLQSVIMGVGFHNIHTSKEYIEIEDMVKGAELALSIILAAASKK, encoded by the coding sequence TTGAAATACGAAGCTTCGAGCATTTCTAGGCTGATCGACAAAAGACGGCTTGTCAAAAGGTTTTTGGACCTTGCCAGGATAAAAAGCGTTTCAAAGTCCGAAAAGCAGGCCGGAGAGTATGTGAGAAAGCAGATGACTTCAATGGGGATCAAATGCAGAAGCGACCGGGCAGGCATAAGGATGGGAGGCGATTGCGGCAACATCTTTGCTTTCCTCAAGGGAAATGTCAAGGGAGCCCCGAAGATACTCCTGAACGCGCATATTGACACGGTCACGCACGAAGGTTCTGTTAAGCCTGTGGTAAGGAACGGGATCATCCGCAGCGACGGCTCCACCATACTTGGAGCGGACTGCAAGGCTTCGGTCGCCGCGATACTGGAAGCGGTGTCGATAGTGAAAAAGAAGGCCATCCCGCACGGTGATATATGCCTCCTGTTCACGGTGGCGGAGGAGATCGGCATCTGCGGGGCAAAATGCTGCGATCCTTCTTTTTTGCGCGCGGACTGCGGCTTTGTTTTTGACGGGGGGCAGGTGGACCAGATAATAAACAGGGCGCCCTCGCAGGTCTCCTTTGAGGCCAGGATCACGGGTAAGGCCGCGCATGCGGGAACGCATCCTGAGGACGGCATCAATGCCATCAAGGTGGCTGCAGAGGCCATTTCAAAAATGAAGCTAGGCAGGATAGACAGCGAAACCACTTCTAATATCGGCATCATCTCAGGAGGCGCCGCCAGGAACATTGTTGCAGAATCCGTGCGTATCACGGGAGAGGCAAGGAGCCGCAGCAGGGCAAAGCTTAAACGGCAGATGAGAAAAATAACCGACATCCTGACCTCAACCTGTAAAAAACATAAAGCCTCTTTGAGGCTCAAAGTCGAGCCTTCGTACGAACTGTTTGAGGTCAAACGCAGTTCTGAGGCGGTAAAGCTTGCTGAGAAAGCCGTCAAAATGATCGACCTTAGTCCCAGGCTGTCAGCCACCGGAGGAGGCAGCGACGCCAATGTGTTTAACGAGCGAGGCCTTCAGAGCGTGATTATGGGGGTAGGATTCCATAATATACACACATCCAAAGAGTATATAGAGATCGAGGATATGGTAAAAGGAGCGGAACTGGCGCTGTCCATTATACTTGCGGCCGCTTCAAAAAAATGA